One window of the Gambusia affinis linkage group LG13, SWU_Gaff_1.0, whole genome shotgun sequence genome contains the following:
- the LOC122842632 gene encoding uncharacterized protein LOC122842632 isoform X2, whose protein sequence is MKLIKTSTMKSPRRLKELKQREFYRALACRRQRRRREEKREERALRRVHQRDARRTGECAPGSGPMFRSTTVAIDPANQPQPNVERNWEAFHPSGAERATKPQTQLIQPFLPLDPTLESRLLGNTDWAYGQTDANNSAAAADKPCILKKTHLDCGRLKANHTINPDDTNCTVSNHFYNHLTPHCYTSNAMTPIDVPTATTGTKSYEHPDLNPNYNRSKVMSTAHALLAPIRLRPVSFSLPKRTCVLLHQSAAVFIQAGQGSGLPGKQVGVANQERTKNLGEKVTDQGSKSVCLDVDAWDTGNQCSVDSKIEFQPAESADKGPLGPPGNKAQVSSCNRNVIEEENLTISGNGAQISLCKDNGTEAQRGIEAHLYLNSDTPEQISDSISTDSAHRENEVHHQETTHQEGEDLLSSTTNHPEKSDSCVINESPKETNLPSLACCNTSMPVPPDRPKEPFCQVLSRDRGRVLLWPTEMVNYTKTSPSISYSVNPLLYDFRAHRKAKKEGTEKKGGLEEGRERIKPSVIKQPDCQERHEDTEGRKEEKIDERREEAEGGQAGNPVEVVDHCDGGDAIQGRSSCRDENALKFVPLSAECHHAPGLQKAARRRRRRRAGVGRGTKRRGRKKRRGKADKKDSEKGKIMSPFFASQMFEGRGEEQLKREGNIKDERRDKELLSNLSANQLVGGREKKTREEEQRIRRNQVMQERAGRNDEKRGELLSNLPMNRCNRCNQLCVQVKREASQHQSHQSVSGWGPGLRKLLCRGAACCSVISHVPKSVMETPRCPAITPGPAEDDKGTGVIHKDAQAGKKEGGQEQRNPRSGEIRGAVENTCKLAISGVTFPCRDAACEEEMCRVPRPHGETAGNTTISPISTSSRDAACGQTQTIPAGQSCTTTVESLCCLEAEPRIGSASGEVAPPPSRLLAGLSRKRKGGPPEPVAPKKKRRRGRRQLRRFMNVLLKRQERNQASLTSDLSDKEDCCCQVMPTDCHSICKTQQPLSHNANTDEEPLSCSSDHQDKPCCCDESHGTANDCSQFDCDRSEGLTQLSDCHTCNTSMPHRQGAELSIRDDGLNSAICCDHDTTFIKGCHVRLADWNPDSTLNKTEPLGCAQLTGTLRCSTNNLCQCEDKHTKTEYQSITDDAFRRSCDSVDKLVQSDQSKEGETEAQGHDSAPLSGPDGGYESSWGVLQTETDSGQCHGFSSNPDGNPSSNTANNTSTRNEAERVHTGERQRKEEEEEEKRLERKREEWEKEWVRRKEKEERERRKGIELEHLFSEKRPCFPPHLPPRCIPLHAPLLLQPSLSSSSSFSFHHTFIQHNLSLLPPPSHLPLSSYPHFLSPFSPHLSSLGPAPPPPPPPPPPPLPPSFYASSPIPLLEAPGPYPLAAFHPVHSHHPSLYPPPHPAVLPLQVLL, encoded by the exons ATGAAACTGATAAAGACAAGTACCATGAAGTCACCACGG CGCCTGAAGGAGCTGAAGCAGAGGGAGTTTTACAGAGCCCTGGCCTGCAGGAGGCAGAGGAGGCGCAGGGAGGAGAAACGAGAGGAGAGAGCGCTGAGGAGAGTTCATCAGCGTGACGCAAGGCGGACCGGAGAGTG CGCTCCGGGTTCTGGTCCGATGTTCCGGTCCACCACAGTGGCAATCGACCCAGCGAATCAGCCCCAACCAAATGTCGAGCGGAACTGGGAAGCTTTTCATCCGAGCGGCGCTGAACGGGCAACAA AACCACAGACCCAGCTGATCCAACCCTTCCTCCCCCTCGACCCCACACTCGAGTCCAGACTCCTGGGCAATACTGATTGGGCATACGGCCAAACGGATGCAAACaactctgcagctgctgctgacaAACCCTGCATCCTCAAAAAGACCCATCTGGACTGCGGCCGCCTCAAAGCCAACCACACAATAAACCCTGATGACACAAACTGTACCGTTTCAAATCACTTCTACAACCATTTGACGCCTCATTGTTACACGAGTAACGCCATGACTCCTATAGACGTCCCAACAGCTACCACTGGCACAAAATCCTACGAGCACCCTGACTTGAACCCAAATTACAACCGAAGCAAGGTGATGAGTACGGCTCACGCCCTGTTGGCCCCCATCCGGCTTCGCCCCGTGTCCTTCTCCCTGCCGAAGCGGACCTGCGTCCTCCTGCACCAATCAGCTGCGGTCTTCATCCAAGCCGGACAGGGTTCAGGGTTGCCAGGGAAACAAGTAGGTGTGGCAAATCAGGAAAGGACAAAAAACCTTGGGGAGAAAGTTACTGATCAGGGGTCAAAGTCTGTGTGTTTGGATGTGGATGCCTGGGACACTGGGAACCAGTGCAGTGTGGACAGTAAGATTGAATTCCAGCCTGCTGAGTCTGCTGACAAAGGACCCTTGGGACCACCTGGGAATAAAGCCCAGGTTTCCTCATGCAATCGCAATGTGATTGAAGAAGAGAACTTGACAATTAGTGGGAATGGAGCCCAGATCTCTTTATGTAAGGACAATGGGACAGAAGCCCAACGTGGGATTGAAGCTCATCTTTATTTAAACAGTGACACACCAGAACAGATTTCTGACAGCATCAGCACCGATTCagcacacagagaaaatgaGGTCCACCATCAAGAGACAACACATCAAGAAGGTGAAGACCTGCTTTCCTCTACCACAAATCATCCCGAGAAGTCTGATTCTTGTGTCATAAATGAGAgtccaaaagaaacaaacctcCCCTCATTAGCCTGTTGCAACACATCAATGCCTGTACCTCCAGATCGTCCCAAAGAGCCTTTCTGTCAGGTTCTAAGCCGTGACAGAGGCAGGGTTCTTCTCTGGCCCACAGAGATGGTAAACTACACCAAAACATCGCCCTCCATCTCCTACAGCGTCAACCCTCTACTGTATGACTTCAGAGCCCATCGCAAGGCCAAAAAAGAGGgcacagaaaagaaaggaggactagaggaagggagggagagaaTAAAGCCATCTGTGATCAAACAACCCGACTGCCAAGAGAGGCATGAAGATACAGAGGGACGAAAGGAAGAGAAGATAGATGAAAGAAGAGAAGAGGCAGAGGGAGGACAGGCGGGAAATCCTGTGGAAGTTGTCGACCATTGTGATGGTGGCGATGCAATCCAGGGCCGCTCCAGTTGCCGTgatgaaaatgctttaaaatttgTTCCCCTCTCTGCAGAATGCCACCATGCACCAGGCCTTCAAAAAGCAgcaaggagaaggagaaggaggagggcaGGGGTGGGGAGGGGAACCAAAAGgaggggaagaaagaaaagaagaggaaaggcGGATAAAAAAGACTCAGAAAAGGGAAAGATAATGAGTCCCTTCTTTGCAAGTCAGATGTTTGAAGGGAGAGGGGAAGAGCAGCTGAAAAGAGAGGGCAACATAAAAGACGAGAGGAGAGATAAAGAGCTATTAAGTAATCTCTCTGCAAATCAGCTGGtaggagggagagaaaagaagacGAGGGAAGAGGAGCAAAGGATAAGAAGGAATCAGGTGATGCAAGAGAGGGCAGGTAGGAATGACGAGAAGAGGGGAGAGCTATTAAGTAATCTTCCCATGAATCGGTGTAATCGGTGTAACCAGCTGTGTGTGCAGGTGAAGCGGGAGGCCAGCCAGCATCAATCCCACCAATCAGTCTCCGGATGGGGCCCAGGGCTCAGAAAGCTCCTCTGCAGGGGTGCAGCATGCTGCTCTGTGATTAGCCACGTCCCCAAGTCTGTTATGGAGACACCACGCTGTCCCGCAATTACACCCGGCCCTGCCGAGGATGACAAAGGGACGGGAGTGATCCACAAAGACGCGCAGGCGGGGAAGAAGGAGGGCGGGCAGGAGCAAAGGAATCCGAGGAGCGGCGAGATAAGAGGCGCTGTGGAAAACACGTGTAAGCTAGCGATTAGCGGTGTTACTTTCCCCTGTCGAGACGCTGCATGCGAGGAGGAAATGTGTCGTGTTCCTAGACCTCATGGAGAAACGGCAGGAAATACGACGATTAGCCCCATCTCCACTTCCTCCAGAGACGCAGCGTGTggtcaaacacaaacaatacCTGCAGGACAAAGCTGCACCACGACAGTTGAGAGCCTGTGCTGTTTGGAAGCAGAGCCGAGAATCGGATCGGCCAGTGGGGAAGTGGCTCCCCCTCCCTCTCGTTTGCTTGCAGGATTGTCCAGAAAGAGGAAAGGAGGACCTCCGGAGCCGGTGGCACCTAAGAAGAAACGAAGACGAGGCAGGAGGCAATTGAGGAGATTCATGAATGTTCTACTCAAGAGGCAAGAAAGAAATCAGGCCagcttgacctctgacctcagtgACAAAGAGGACTGTTGTTGTCAGGTCATGCCTACAGACTGTCACTCAATCTGTAAGACCCAACAGCCCCTGAGCCACAACGCCAACACTGACGAGGAACCACTTAGCTGCAGTTCTGACCATCAAGACAAGCCCTGCTGTTGTGATGAGAGTCATGGAACTGCTAATGACTGCAGTCAGTTTGACTGTGATCGCTCTGAAGGATTGACACAACTCAGTGACTGTCACACCTGTAACACCTCAATGCCGCACCGACAGGGAGCTGAGCTGTCCATCAGGGATGATGGACTTAATTCTGCCATCTGCTGTGATCACGATACGACTTTTATCAAAGGATGTCATGTACGTTTGGCTGACTGGAATCCTGATAGTACTTTGAACAAAACAGAACCATTAGGGTGTGCACAGTTAACGGGTACCCTCAGATGTAGCACCAACAACCTTTGTCAGTGTGAAGACAAGCACACCAAAACAGAGTATCAAAGCATAACTGATGACGCTTTTCGTCGCAGTTGTGACTCTGTCGATAAACTTGTCCAGAGCGATCAGAGCAAGGAGGGTGAAACCGAAGCACAGGGTCACGACAGCGCCCCCCTCTCTGGTCCAGACGGTGGTTATGAGAGCAGCTGGGGTGTTCTTCAGACTGAAACTGACAGCGGTCAGTGCCATGGTTTCAGCAGTAATCCTGATGGTAATCCCAGCAGTAATACTGCTAATAACACCAGCACCAGAAACGAAGCAGAACGTGTACACACAGGGGAGAggcagaggaaggaggaggaggaagaggagaagcggctggagagaaagagggaggagTGGGAAAAAGAGTGGgtgaggaggaaggagaaggaggaacgGGAGAGGAGGAAAGGGATAGAGTTGGAGCATCTGTTTTCAGAGAAGAGgccatgttttcctcctcaCCTCCCCCCACGCTGCATCCCCCTCCATGCTCCGCTCCTCCTCCAGCCGTCCCTctcgtcttcctcttccttctccttcCACCACACCTTCATCCAGCACAACCTCTCCCTTCTGCCACCTCCATCACACCTCCCGCTTTCCTCATACCCCCACTTCCTATCCCCCTTCTCCCCTCACCTCTCTTCTCTTGGCCCTGCTCCTCCGCCACCTCCACCGCCGCCccctccacctcttcctccttcattCTACGCTTCCTCCCCCATCCCACTGCTGGAAGCTCCCGGTCCGTACCCCTTAGCGGCTTTTCATCCCGTTCACAGTCACCACCCATCCCTGTACCCTCCTCCTCATCCAGCAGTTCTGCCCTTACAGGTGTTACTGTAG
- the LOC122842632 gene encoding uncharacterized protein LOC122842632 isoform X1 — protein MACYYIVISSTHLRDGQLRSIKGVFRGPIGASGQRNTDEGDSRFYCELCNKQYVRQQQYENHINSYDHHHKQRLKELKQREFYRALACRRQRRRREEKREERALRRVHQRDARRTGECAPGSGPMFRSTTVAIDPANQPQPNVERNWEAFHPSGAERATKPQTQLIQPFLPLDPTLESRLLGNTDWAYGQTDANNSAAAADKPCILKKTHLDCGRLKANHTINPDDTNCTVSNHFYNHLTPHCYTSNAMTPIDVPTATTGTKSYEHPDLNPNYNRSKVMSTAHALLAPIRLRPVSFSLPKRTCVLLHQSAAVFIQAGQGSGLPGKQVGVANQERTKNLGEKVTDQGSKSVCLDVDAWDTGNQCSVDSKIEFQPAESADKGPLGPPGNKAQVSSCNRNVIEEENLTISGNGAQISLCKDNGTEAQRGIEAHLYLNSDTPEQISDSISTDSAHRENEVHHQETTHQEGEDLLSSTTNHPEKSDSCVINESPKETNLPSLACCNTSMPVPPDRPKEPFCQVLSRDRGRVLLWPTEMVNYTKTSPSISYSVNPLLYDFRAHRKAKKEGTEKKGGLEEGRERIKPSVIKQPDCQERHEDTEGRKEEKIDERREEAEGGQAGNPVEVVDHCDGGDAIQGRSSCRDENALKFVPLSAECHHAPGLQKAARRRRRRRAGVGRGTKRRGRKKRRGKADKKDSEKGKIMSPFFASQMFEGRGEEQLKREGNIKDERRDKELLSNLSANQLVGGREKKTREEEQRIRRNQVMQERAGRNDEKRGELLSNLPMNRCNRCNQLCVQVKREASQHQSHQSVSGWGPGLRKLLCRGAACCSVISHVPKSVMETPRCPAITPGPAEDDKGTGVIHKDAQAGKKEGGQEQRNPRSGEIRGAVENTCKLAISGVTFPCRDAACEEEMCRVPRPHGETAGNTTISPISTSSRDAACGQTQTIPAGQSCTTTVESLCCLEAEPRIGSASGEVAPPPSRLLAGLSRKRKGGPPEPVAPKKKRRRGRRQLRRFMNVLLKRQERNQASLTSDLSDKEDCCCQVMPTDCHSICKTQQPLSHNANTDEEPLSCSSDHQDKPCCCDESHGTANDCSQFDCDRSEGLTQLSDCHTCNTSMPHRQGAELSIRDDGLNSAICCDHDTTFIKGCHVRLADWNPDSTLNKTEPLGCAQLTGTLRCSTNNLCQCEDKHTKTEYQSITDDAFRRSCDSVDKLVQSDQSKEGETEAQGHDSAPLSGPDGGYESSWGVLQTETDSGQCHGFSSNPDGNPSSNTANNTSTRNEAERVHTGERQRKEEEEEEKRLERKREEWEKEWVRRKEKEERERRKGIELEHLFSEKRPCFPPHLPPRCIPLHAPLLLQPSLSSSSSFSFHHTFIQHNLSLLPPPSHLPLSSYPHFLSPFSPHLSSLGPAPPPPPPPPPPPLPPSFYASSPIPLLEAPGPYPLAAFHPVHSHHPSLYPPPHPAVLPLQVLL, from the exons CGCCTGAAGGAGCTGAAGCAGAGGGAGTTTTACAGAGCCCTGGCCTGCAGGAGGCAGAGGAGGCGCAGGGAGGAGAAACGAGAGGAGAGAGCGCTGAGGAGAGTTCATCAGCGTGACGCAAGGCGGACCGGAGAGTG CGCTCCGGGTTCTGGTCCGATGTTCCGGTCCACCACAGTGGCAATCGACCCAGCGAATCAGCCCCAACCAAATGTCGAGCGGAACTGGGAAGCTTTTCATCCGAGCGGCGCTGAACGGGCAACAA AACCACAGACCCAGCTGATCCAACCCTTCCTCCCCCTCGACCCCACACTCGAGTCCAGACTCCTGGGCAATACTGATTGGGCATACGGCCAAACGGATGCAAACaactctgcagctgctgctgacaAACCCTGCATCCTCAAAAAGACCCATCTGGACTGCGGCCGCCTCAAAGCCAACCACACAATAAACCCTGATGACACAAACTGTACCGTTTCAAATCACTTCTACAACCATTTGACGCCTCATTGTTACACGAGTAACGCCATGACTCCTATAGACGTCCCAACAGCTACCACTGGCACAAAATCCTACGAGCACCCTGACTTGAACCCAAATTACAACCGAAGCAAGGTGATGAGTACGGCTCACGCCCTGTTGGCCCCCATCCGGCTTCGCCCCGTGTCCTTCTCCCTGCCGAAGCGGACCTGCGTCCTCCTGCACCAATCAGCTGCGGTCTTCATCCAAGCCGGACAGGGTTCAGGGTTGCCAGGGAAACAAGTAGGTGTGGCAAATCAGGAAAGGACAAAAAACCTTGGGGAGAAAGTTACTGATCAGGGGTCAAAGTCTGTGTGTTTGGATGTGGATGCCTGGGACACTGGGAACCAGTGCAGTGTGGACAGTAAGATTGAATTCCAGCCTGCTGAGTCTGCTGACAAAGGACCCTTGGGACCACCTGGGAATAAAGCCCAGGTTTCCTCATGCAATCGCAATGTGATTGAAGAAGAGAACTTGACAATTAGTGGGAATGGAGCCCAGATCTCTTTATGTAAGGACAATGGGACAGAAGCCCAACGTGGGATTGAAGCTCATCTTTATTTAAACAGTGACACACCAGAACAGATTTCTGACAGCATCAGCACCGATTCagcacacagagaaaatgaGGTCCACCATCAAGAGACAACACATCAAGAAGGTGAAGACCTGCTTTCCTCTACCACAAATCATCCCGAGAAGTCTGATTCTTGTGTCATAAATGAGAgtccaaaagaaacaaacctcCCCTCATTAGCCTGTTGCAACACATCAATGCCTGTACCTCCAGATCGTCCCAAAGAGCCTTTCTGTCAGGTTCTAAGCCGTGACAGAGGCAGGGTTCTTCTCTGGCCCACAGAGATGGTAAACTACACCAAAACATCGCCCTCCATCTCCTACAGCGTCAACCCTCTACTGTATGACTTCAGAGCCCATCGCAAGGCCAAAAAAGAGGgcacagaaaagaaaggaggactagaggaagggagggagagaaTAAAGCCATCTGTGATCAAACAACCCGACTGCCAAGAGAGGCATGAAGATACAGAGGGACGAAAGGAAGAGAAGATAGATGAAAGAAGAGAAGAGGCAGAGGGAGGACAGGCGGGAAATCCTGTGGAAGTTGTCGACCATTGTGATGGTGGCGATGCAATCCAGGGCCGCTCCAGTTGCCGTgatgaaaatgctttaaaatttgTTCCCCTCTCTGCAGAATGCCACCATGCACCAGGCCTTCAAAAAGCAgcaaggagaaggagaaggaggagggcaGGGGTGGGGAGGGGAACCAAAAGgaggggaagaaagaaaagaagaggaaaggcGGATAAAAAAGACTCAGAAAAGGGAAAGATAATGAGTCCCTTCTTTGCAAGTCAGATGTTTGAAGGGAGAGGGGAAGAGCAGCTGAAAAGAGAGGGCAACATAAAAGACGAGAGGAGAGATAAAGAGCTATTAAGTAATCTCTCTGCAAATCAGCTGGtaggagggagagaaaagaagacGAGGGAAGAGGAGCAAAGGATAAGAAGGAATCAGGTGATGCAAGAGAGGGCAGGTAGGAATGACGAGAAGAGGGGAGAGCTATTAAGTAATCTTCCCATGAATCGGTGTAATCGGTGTAACCAGCTGTGTGTGCAGGTGAAGCGGGAGGCCAGCCAGCATCAATCCCACCAATCAGTCTCCGGATGGGGCCCAGGGCTCAGAAAGCTCCTCTGCAGGGGTGCAGCATGCTGCTCTGTGATTAGCCACGTCCCCAAGTCTGTTATGGAGACACCACGCTGTCCCGCAATTACACCCGGCCCTGCCGAGGATGACAAAGGGACGGGAGTGATCCACAAAGACGCGCAGGCGGGGAAGAAGGAGGGCGGGCAGGAGCAAAGGAATCCGAGGAGCGGCGAGATAAGAGGCGCTGTGGAAAACACGTGTAAGCTAGCGATTAGCGGTGTTACTTTCCCCTGTCGAGACGCTGCATGCGAGGAGGAAATGTGTCGTGTTCCTAGACCTCATGGAGAAACGGCAGGAAATACGACGATTAGCCCCATCTCCACTTCCTCCAGAGACGCAGCGTGTggtcaaacacaaacaatacCTGCAGGACAAAGCTGCACCACGACAGTTGAGAGCCTGTGCTGTTTGGAAGCAGAGCCGAGAATCGGATCGGCCAGTGGGGAAGTGGCTCCCCCTCCCTCTCGTTTGCTTGCAGGATTGTCCAGAAAGAGGAAAGGAGGACCTCCGGAGCCGGTGGCACCTAAGAAGAAACGAAGACGAGGCAGGAGGCAATTGAGGAGATTCATGAATGTTCTACTCAAGAGGCAAGAAAGAAATCAGGCCagcttgacctctgacctcagtgACAAAGAGGACTGTTGTTGTCAGGTCATGCCTACAGACTGTCACTCAATCTGTAAGACCCAACAGCCCCTGAGCCACAACGCCAACACTGACGAGGAACCACTTAGCTGCAGTTCTGACCATCAAGACAAGCCCTGCTGTTGTGATGAGAGTCATGGAACTGCTAATGACTGCAGTCAGTTTGACTGTGATCGCTCTGAAGGATTGACACAACTCAGTGACTGTCACACCTGTAACACCTCAATGCCGCACCGACAGGGAGCTGAGCTGTCCATCAGGGATGATGGACTTAATTCTGCCATCTGCTGTGATCACGATACGACTTTTATCAAAGGATGTCATGTACGTTTGGCTGACTGGAATCCTGATAGTACTTTGAACAAAACAGAACCATTAGGGTGTGCACAGTTAACGGGTACCCTCAGATGTAGCACCAACAACCTTTGTCAGTGTGAAGACAAGCACACCAAAACAGAGTATCAAAGCATAACTGATGACGCTTTTCGTCGCAGTTGTGACTCTGTCGATAAACTTGTCCAGAGCGATCAGAGCAAGGAGGGTGAAACCGAAGCACAGGGTCACGACAGCGCCCCCCTCTCTGGTCCAGACGGTGGTTATGAGAGCAGCTGGGGTGTTCTTCAGACTGAAACTGACAGCGGTCAGTGCCATGGTTTCAGCAGTAATCCTGATGGTAATCCCAGCAGTAATACTGCTAATAACACCAGCACCAGAAACGAAGCAGAACGTGTACACACAGGGGAGAggcagaggaaggaggaggaggaagaggagaagcggctggagagaaagagggaggagTGGGAAAAAGAGTGGgtgaggaggaaggagaaggaggaacgGGAGAGGAGGAAAGGGATAGAGTTGGAGCATCTGTTTTCAGAGAAGAGgccatgttttcctcctcaCCTCCCCCCACGCTGCATCCCCCTCCATGCTCCGCTCCTCCTCCAGCCGTCCCTctcgtcttcctcttccttctccttcCACCACACCTTCATCCAGCACAACCTCTCCCTTCTGCCACCTCCATCACACCTCCCGCTTTCCTCATACCCCCACTTCCTATCCCCCTTCTCCCCTCACCTCTCTTCTCTTGGCCCTGCTCCTCCGCCACCTCCACCGCCGCCccctccacctcttcctccttcattCTACGCTTCCTCCCCCATCCCACTGCTGGAAGCTCCCGGTCCGTACCCCTTAGCGGCTTTTCATCCCGTTCACAGTCACCACCCATCCCTGTACCCTCCTCCTCATCCAGCAGTTCTGCCCTTACAGGTGTTACTGTAG